The following DNA comes from Occultella kanbiaonis.
TGCAGCGGCCACGCCACCCGCGGGGACACGGCGCCCGTGCCGAGCAGGGCGACGCCGGCATAGCCGCCACGGACGGCGAGGGCCCACAGGGTGACCAGAAGCGAGAACGTGCCCGCCCCGGCCAGCAGGAGGTCGCGGTCCCAGGTGGCCTCACCGGCAGCCGCGACGGCCTGGATCATGCCTTCGCCGAGCACGATGATGACGAACAGCCCGAGCCGCTCACCCAGGTGCGCCTCGTCCCCGGCGAGGGTGCTGACCGTCTCCGGCAGGTCCCGGTCGCCGCGGCGCGGCTCCCGCCCGCGGCCCGATCCGAGCAGGTCAGCACCCTCCCCGGGACCGCGACCCACTCGGCTCCGCCGACCGGACCGGGCCGCGTCGCGGCGCCCGGCGCGTCCGCGTCGCTCACCGCCGTCGATCCGGTCCCGCAGTCCGTCCAGGTGTTCCTGGGCGTTCTGGGCGAGCCTCGGCCCGGAGATCAGCAGCAGGACGCCCACGTCGATCGCGAGGCCGATCGCCCACAGGATGTAGACGACCGATCCGTCGAACCACCAGGACACCATCCAGGGCACGACGCCCCCGAGCGCCTGGACGACGGGCAGGTCCAGCACCACGGTCCCCCGCTGGAACGGCCGCGACGCGAGGATCCGGCCGATCACGTAGGCGATCGAGAACGCGGTCGCGTGCTCGCCGTTGATCTCCGGCACGGCCGCCATCATCACGGCCAGGGCGGCCATCCCGAGGAGCATCGGCCGGGCCCGTGTCGCCTCACCGGCGATGTTGCTGTACGTCGTGAAGCACGCCCAGACCAGCCAGAACGCGACGAACGCGATCGCGTACAGCGCCAGGCCCTCCGGCCCATGGTCGGCGTGCAGCAGGTGGGCCAGGGTGCCGATGCCGGCGACCACGACCAGGTCGAAGAACAGTTCCAGCCAGGACGCGTGCCGGTCGGCTCCCGAGTGCTCCGCGGTTGTCACGGGGACCGAACCTACTCCTGCGCCGCGCCGCTCACAGTGCTCGCGGTGCCGACGGGCGAACGCGCATCCGGTGGCGGCGCGCACCCGGATGGATCCGCGAGACACTGGAGGAGATGAGACTCTCCCCGCCCGCCGACCCGACCGACGACGACGCCCTGGTCGAGTCCTTCACCGACTGGGCGAGCTCGCGTGGCCTCACGCTGTACGAGCACCAGGAGGAGGCGCTGCTGGAGATCGTCACCGGCGCGCACGTGATCCTGTCCACGCCCACCGGCTCCGGCAAGTCCCTGGTCGCGGTCGCGGCGCACTACGTGGCGATGTCCCGTGGGCAGCGCAGCTACTACACCGCACCGCTGAAGGCGCTCGTGAGCGAGAAGTTCTTCGACCTCGTGGAGGTGTTCGGGGCGGACGCCGTCGGCATGATGACCGGTGACTCGGCCATCAACACCGACGCCCCGATCATCTGCTGCACCGCCGAGGTGCTCGCGAACCAGGCCCTGCGGGACGGCGCGGACACCGACGCCGCGCAGGTGATCATGGACGAGTTCCACTTCTACGCCGACCCCCAGCGCGGCTGGGCCTGGCAGGTGCCGCTGCTGGAGCTGCCGCGTACCCAGTTCGTGCTGATGAGCGCCACCCTCGGCGACGTGTCCTTCTTCGCCGAGGACCTCGTCCGGCGCACGAAGCGGCCCGTCGCCGTGATCGCGAACACCGAGCGCCCGGTGCCGCTGACGTTCACCTACTCCACCGAACCGCTGCACGAGCTCGTCCTGGAACTGCTCGGCACCCACCGCGCCCCGGTGTACGTGGTGCACTTCACCCAGGCCGCCGCCGTCGAGCAGGCACAGTCGCTGACGTCCATCCAGGTCGCGAACAAGGAGCGCAAGGCCGCGATCGCGGACGCCATCGGCGACTTCAGTTTCGCCCGCGGGTTCGGCGCCACCCTGTCCCGGCTGCTGCGGCACGGCATCGGCGTGCACCACGCCGGCATGCTGCCGCGCTACCGGCGGCTCGTCGAGCGCCTCGCCCAGGCCGGGCTGCTCGGCGTCATCTGCGGCACCGACACCCTTGGCGTCGGCATCAACGTGCCGATCCGCACGGTGGTGCTGACCGGCCTGACGAAGTACGACGGCGTCCGCTCGCGTCATCTGTCGGCTCGCGAACTGCATCAGATCGCCGGGCGGGCCGGCCGTGCCGGCTACGACACCGTCGGCGAGGTGATCGTGCAGGCGCCCGAACACGTCATCGAGAACGCGAAGTCGCTCGCGAAGGCCGGCGACGACGAGCGCAAGCGTCGCAAGATCGTGCGCAAGAAGGCGCCCACCGGCGTGGTGAACTGGACGGACAAGACGTTCGAGCGCCTGCGCGACGCCGAGCCGGAGAAGCTCACGTCCCAGTTCCAGGTCTCGCACGCCATGGTGCTGGGGGTGCTGGGCCGCGACGACGACGCCATCGCCACCCTGGCCCGGCTGCTCACGGACAATCACGACGAGCCCACCGACCGGAACCCGCACGTGCGCCGCGCGATCGGCATCTACCGGTCCCTGCGCGCCGCCGGTCTGGTGGAGAAGCTGCCCGAGCCGGACGCGTTCGGGCGCCGGATCAGGCTGACCCGGGACGTGCCGGCGGACTTCGCCCTGAACGCCCCGCTGTCGCCGTTCGCCCTTGCGGCCCTTGAGCTCCTCGACCCGGAGGACCCGGACTACGCCGTCGACGTGGTCTCGGTGATCGAGGCCACCCTGGAGAACCCGCGCCCGTTGCTGATCGCCCAGGAGAAGGCCGCTCGCGGCGAGGCGATCGGTGCCATGAAGGCGGACGGTCTCGAGTACGAGGAGCGGATGGCTGCCCTCGAGGAGATCACCTACCCGCGGCCCTTGGCCGAGCTGCTGACCGCGGCCCTGGCCGAGTACCGGACCGCGAACCCGTGGGTGGACGACTACGAGCTCAAGCCCAAGTCCGTGGTGCGGGACATGGTGGAGAACGCGATGACGTTCTCCGAGGTGATCTCCCGGTACGGTCTGGCCCGCAGCGAGGGCGTGGTGCTGCGGTACCTGACCGACGCGTACAAGGCGCTGCGCCAGATGGTGCCGGCCGCCGCTCGGACCGAAGAGCTCACCGAGATCATCGAGTGGCTCGGCGACGCCGTGCGGCAGGTGGACTCCTCCCTGCTCGCCGAGTGGGAGGCCCTGCAGAGCGGCCTGCAGAACGCAGCGGTCGCGCTCGGCGAGCAGACGCCGTCGGGCATCGACGGCACTGACGCGGACGAGGCGCGCTTCGGCGGCGACGACGCCGACCGGCCGATCACCGCGAACGAGCGGTCGTTCCGCATCCTGGTGCGCAACGCGATGTTCCGCCGCGTGGAGCTGGCCGCCCGGGAGGACTACGACCGGCTCGCGCAGCTCGACGCCGCCCTGCCCGAGGACCAGCGCTGGAGCGCCGACGACTGGGCCGAGGCGATGGAGGAGTACTGGGCCGAGTACGGCGAGCTCGGCATCGGTGCCGCGGCCCGGTCGGCGTCGATGACCAGCATCTCCCCCGGGCCGGAGCACTGGGAGGTCACCCAGGTCCTCGACGACCCCGAGGGCGACCGGGACTGGCGGTTCCGGGCGAGCGTGGACCTGGCCGCGAGCGCCGAGCTGGGCCGGGCGGTGCTGCGGATGGTCGACGTCGGGATGGTCAGTTCTGCCCCATGAGGCGGCGGGTCCGGTCAGGAGCCTCGCCTACCATGGCGGGGTGAGCGACAAGGTAGCGGGCTTCTACCCGGACCCGGACGGCCAGAACCGTCAGCGGTACTGGGACGGGGACGCCTGGACGGAGTACTACACGCCGCTCGCGCCCAAGACTCCCGAGGTGCACGGCTCCGCGACCGCCGCCGCCGACTATCCCTACCTGGCCCAGGCCAACCACCCGGACGTCATGGTCGCCCCCGGCACCACACCGAGTTCCTGGCCGACGTCCTCCACCTGGGGACCGGCCGCGCAGCCCCAGGGCGGCGCGGACGAGACGAAGGTGTTCACCTCCGGGGTGCGCGGCACGCCCGGTGGGATGGCCGCCGTGGTCGCGGTGTCCCTGCTCGTGATCATGCTGGTGGTCGGCGTCGGATGGTGGCTCGTGAACGGGCGCAACCCCTCCGACCCGGACCCCACCGCCGGCCCGTCGGCCTCGGGACCGCAGGGCGGTGGCCAGACGAACACCGGCAGCGTGGTCGTCGATGGGAACACCTCCGGCGACGTCCCGGGCGGCGGCACCTGGGTGGGCACCCTGACGATCAGCGCCGACGCCACCTATCTGCTTGACGCTCGCGCCAACGACGGCACCCTGGATCTCGAGCTGGACGTGCGTGACGCGGGCGGCGCGTCCCTCGGCGGCAACGACGACCGCGGCCGTGACCTGTCCGAGCTCGGCGGGGTCTCCCTCGACCCGCTCGCGTTCGTGACGCTGACCGCCGGCGAGTACGAGGTGGTGGTGTCCGAGCACAATGGCGCGGACGCCGGCTTCCAGCTCACCACCACCCAGATCTCCGACCGGCTCGAGCTCGGCGTGACGACCTCCGCCGACGTCCCGTCCGGGGGCGCGTATTACGCCGTGGTGGACCTGCCCGAGGCCGGCACCTACACCGTGGACGTCGCCGACACCGAGGGCGAGGACCCGAGCCTGTACACGTTCGACTCCGACGGCCGGTTCCTGCTGAACGACGACCGTGACTACGACGCCAGCGACTACGACCCGCTGCTCGAGGAGTCCTTCGCAGCCGGGCCGCTCGTGGTCATCGTGACCGAGTACTTCGGCAACGCGACGACGGTCGACGTCACGGTCACCGGACCCTGACGTGGCCAGGAAGAAGGTGGCGGCCGGTCCCCGGACGCCCGCCACCACCGCGCTGACCCGTGCCGGGCTGACCTTCACCACGCATCCGTACACCCATGACCCGGGCAGTGACCTCGGCTACGGGCTGGAGGCCGCGGCAGCGCTCGGGGTGCCGCCCGAGGTCGTCTTCAAGACCCTCGTGGTGCACGTGGACGGGCTGCACGGCTCCGGCCTCGCGGTCGGGGTGGTGCCGGTCAGCACCTCCCTGGACCTGAAGGCGATCGCCGGGGCCCTTGGGCACAAGAAGGCGACGATGGCCGACGGCGCAGCGGCCGAGCGTAGTTCCGGTTACGTCATGGGTGGGATCTCACCGATCGGGCAGCGCACGGCGCTGCCCACCGTGGTGGACTCCTGTGCGCAGGCGCTCACGACGGTGTACGTCTCCGGCGGTCGGCGGGGCTTCGACATCGGGCTCGCCCCCGCGGATCTGGTCGCGGTCACCGGAGGGTCGTTCGCGCCGATCGCGCGCTGAGGCACATCGGCGAATCGCGCCCGGTCGGCCCCAGGTGGTACGACTTGTGGTCATGCAGACATCCTTCGTCACCAGCAGCACCGTTGCCATCACCGGTGGATACGTCGTCCCGATCGACGGCGATCCGATCGAGTCCGGCACCGTCCTCATCGTCGACGGCGTGATCCGCGCCGTGGGCGCACACGTGGACCTCCCCGAGGGCGCCGAGATCGTGGACGCGGCCGGCAGCTGGGTGCTGCCCGGCTTCGTGGAGCCGCACGCGCACCTGGGCGTGCACGAGGAGGCCGAAGGGCCGGCCGGTGACGACACGAACGAGATGACGAACCCGAACGGTGCGGCGCTGCGGGCGATCGACGCCATCAACATCGACGACCTCGGGTTCCGGGACGCGCTCGTGGGCGGGGTGACCGCCGCCGTCATCAAGCCGGGCTCGGGCAATCCGATCGGCGGGCAGTCCGTGGCCATCAAGACCTGGGGTGCGCGGACCGTGGACGAGCAGGCGTTCCGCACCGCGGTGTCCGTGAAGTCCGCGCTCGGGGAGAACCCGAAGCGGGTCTACGGCGAGCGCAAGCAGACACCCGCCACCCGGCTCGGGGTCGCGAAGGTCATTCGCGAGGCGTTCGTGGCCGCACAGAACTACGCGGCCGAGCGTGCCCGCGCCGCAACCGACGGCAAGCCGTTCGCACGGGACCTCGGCCTGGACACCCTCGTCGCCGTGCTCGACGGCGAACTCATCTGGGACCAGCACACCCACCGCCACGACGACATCGCCACCGCGATCCGGCTCGCCGAGGAGTTCGGCTACCGGCTGGTCGTCAACCACGGCACCGACGGCGCCCGGATCGCCGGCGTGCTGGCCGAGAAGGACATCCCGGTCATCTTCGGCCCGATGCTCACATCCCGGTCGAAGGTGGAACTACGCACCCGGGACATCGCGAACCTGGCCCGCCTCGCCGAGGCCGGCGTGCGGATCGCGATCACCACCGACCACCCCGTGGTCCCGATCAACTTCCTGGTCCACCAGGCCTCCCTGGCCGTGAAGGAGGGCCTCGACCGGGACCTCGCGCTGAAGGCCCTGACCATCAACCCGGCCCAGTTCCTCGGGCTCGACGACCGGGTCGGCGCACTGCGGGAAGGGCTCGACGGCGACGTGGTGATCTGGTCCGGGGACCCGCTCGACGTCTTCTCGCGCGCGCAGCGGGTGTTCATCAACGGGCGCGAGGAGTACTCGCTCGAGCTCGGGGTCCGCGAGCGGGACTGAGTCCCGATCCGTCCCGATTCCGGAGCGCGGGCTACGCCGCGCCGGGTCAGGACGCGAACGGCTCGTGCGTGGTGACGATCTCCCGGCCGAGCGGGGTCATCGAGATCGGGATGAGCTTCAGGTTGGCCCACCCCATCGGGATCCCGATGATCGAGATGAACAGCGGGATCGACGTGATGATGTGCCCGATCGCGAGCCACCACCCGGCCACGATGAACCAGATGACGTTCCCGATCCCGGAGATCACCCCCGCCGTCGGGCGCTTGACGACCTCCCGGCCGAACGGCCAGAGCACGTAGTTCGCGATCCGGAAGGACGCGATCCCGAACGGGATCGTGATGATCAGGATGCAGCAGATCACCCCGGCCACGGCATAGCCGACGGCCAGCCAGAACCCGGCGAAGACAAGCCAGATGATGTTCAGGATCGTGCGCACCCGGCCATTCTCTCATTCCCCGACACGGCGGCAGAGTAACTCCGGGACAGGGTGAGACCGGCCCGCCTGCCGGGCGCATGCCTGGGTAGGCTCCGCACGTGGACGATGCTGCGATGACCCCTGAGGAACTGTGCGGCGCGACGCTGTCCCACACCGATCTGGACGGCGCCGTGTGGATCGGCGCCGAGATCGACGAACTGGACCTCGACTCGGTCACCCTGCGCCGGGCCCGGGCCGGTGGCGGCACATGGGAACGGTGCCAGTTCACCGGCGTGGACCTGGCCGGCGCCGACCTCGCCGGGCTCACCACCCGGGACTGCGGGCTGGTGCGGACGTCCCTGAACGACGCCCGGCTGACCGGATCGTCGTGGCTGCGCTCGCGCTGGCGCGAGGTCACCGCCGAGGGCATCCAGGCGGACCTGCTCTCCGCGCACTCGGCCACCTGGACCGACGTGACCCTGACCGGCGGCCGGCTGCGCCAGGCGGACTTCTCGGACGCGACCATGCTGCGGGTCCGGTTCGTCGAGTGTGACCTGACCGAGGCCCGCTTCGCCGGGCTGCGTGCCGACCGGGTCTCCTTCACCGGGTGCGACCTCGCCGGTGCCACCGGCGTCGACTCGCTGCGGGGCGCCACCCTGGCGTGGTCGGATGCGACCTCGGTGCTGCCGTCGCTGGCCCAGCACCTGGGCATCCGATTGACCGAGGACCCCAGCGGCTCGAGCCCGCGCCGATGAGCGACGACGTCGCCGGTCTCGCCCGGGTGCGGGAGCGGATCGACGCGGCGGCCCTCGCCAACGGTCGCGCCGCCGTCGACGTGCAGTTGCTGCTCGCCGTCAAGACGGTCGACGCGACCCGGATCCGGGCGCTGCTGGAGGCGAGCGGCACCACCCTGATCGGGCAGAACCGCGCCCAGGAGCTCGCCACGACCGAGCCCGACCTGGTCGGTGTGGCGCACTCCTCGCATTTCATCGGGCACCTGCAGTCGAACAAGGTGAACGCGGTGCTGCGCTGGGCGGACTGTGTGCAGAGCGTCGACTCGACCAGGCTCGCCGAGCGTCTGGACCGAGCCGCGGCCGCGCGCGGCCGGGACCTCGACGTGTTCGTGCAGGTGAACACCTCGGGCGAGCCCACGAAGGCCGGGGTACACCCGGACGAGGCCACGGACCTGGCCGCCGTCGTCGGCGGCCTCGAGCACCTGCGGCTGCGCGGCTTCATGACGATCGGGGCCAACTCCCCCGAGACGGCACGGGTACGCGCCTCCTACGACGCCCTCGCGCGGGTGCGTGACCAGGTCAGCTCCTCGGGGCTGCCCGGCACCGCGGCCGCGCGTGAACTCTCCATGGGCATGAGCCGCGACCTCGAGGTCGCGATCGCCGCCGGAGCCACCATGGTGCGCGTCGGTACCGGGGTCTTCGGCGCCCGGGGCTGATGCGACGGCGGGGAATACCCAGGCTCCGCGGTCGTTGAATCTTGTGGACAGCCGACCAAGGAGAGCAATGCCCACCATCAACGTCACCACCGACGAGTTCGAGAAGACCATCAGCGACAACGACATCGTGCTGGTCGATTTCTGGGCGTCCTGGTGCGGCCCGTGCCGCCAGTTCGCGCCGGTCTACGAGAAGTCCTCCGAGAAGCACGGCGACGTCACGTTCGCCAAGGTGGACACCGAGGCCGAGCAGGCACTCGCCGCGCAGGCCGGCATCCAGGCGATTCCGACCCTGATGGCGTTCCGCGACGGAATCCTCGTGTTCAACCAGGCCGGTGCCCTGCCGGGCCCGTCCCTCGAGCAGCTCATCGAGGGCGTCAAGGGCCTGGACATGGACGCGGTCCGGGCCGAGGTCGCCAAGCAGCAGACCGGCGAGACCGAGGTGGGATCCGCGGACCCCACCGCCGTTCCGTCGAACTGACGTACCCGTCCCGAGCGCCTCAGGCGCTCGGGACCCGGATGCCGATGGCGCGCGGGCGAAGGGTCACCGTCACGGCGACGACCCGGCCGAATCCGTCGCCATCGAGTTGGATGCTCTGCGGTGGATCGAAGCGCGCCGTGAGCGAGCGGGCCCGGACGTAGGGCAGTACGCGCAGGTCGGGGGTTGCGCGCAGGACGGCCCGGCCATTCCTCGAGCGATGCAGGATCCCTCCGACCCCGAGGCGGGTTGCCACGCGCAGCCACTGCCAGAACCCGGTGGGGCGGAACAGCACCACGTCGAGGAGCCCGTCGTCGGCCCTCGCGTCGGGCAGCAGGACCATGCCGCCGGTGAGAGTGCCACAGTTGCCGACGATCACCGTGTGCGCCCGGATCGACTGTTCTCGCCGGGCGTCCACGCGGTAGTGCATCAGGAAGCGCTGGTTGCCCAGGACCGACCTGCTGATCGGGTCCACGTACGCGAGCCAACCGATCCGCCGCTTCAGCGCGCTGCTGGTGTCGGTCGCCATGCGTGCGTCCAGCCCGACCCCGGTCATCACGAGGAACGCGTGCGAGGTCGTGGACCCGTCATCGTGCTCGAGTGAGACCAAGCCGACGTCGATGGGGCGGGTGGCTCCGGTGAACGCGGTGCGCACGGCCGTCTCGATGTCACGCATCAGGCCCAGGTTGCGCGCGAGCAGGTTGCCCGTGCCCGCCGGCACCACGGCGATCGGGATGCCGCTCGAGTGCAGCTCCTCGGTGACGGCCCGGATCGTGCCATCACCGCCCGCGACGATCACGACGGCCGGGTCATGGACCACCGCGCGCGTCGCCGCCCGTTGCCCGGCATCGTCAGCGGTCGTCTCGAGCCAGACGGTCGGCAGCCACCCGTGCTGCTCCTGCGCCGACGCCACCGCGGACCGCAGCCGTGGGAGATCGACGTTCGTCGGGTTGACGATGACCACGGCCCGGCGTCCGGCCGCGGTGGCGCCCTCGTCGGAGACTCGGGCCGCCGCGACGTGCTGGGCGGGTGGGCGGCTCATGGCTGTGCTCAGGGCACGCGTTCGAGCCATTGAGCGGTCGCGAACTTCTCCGTCACCAGCTGCTCGGCGCGGGCGAGCTCTTCGGGCTTGAGCAGGCCGTCGACCGTGTCGTACCGGGCGCGGAAGTGGTTCTTCATCGACTCGATGATCGCGGCCCGGCTCATCCCGGTCTGCCGGCGCATCGGGTCGACCCGCTTGTTCGCGGACTTGGTGCCCTTGTCGGAGAGCTTCTCCCGCCCGATCCGCAGCACCTGGAGCATCTTGTCCGCGTCGATGTCGTAGGACAACGTGGCGTGGTGCAGGACGGTGCCGTTGGCGAGCCGCTTCTGGGCCGCGCCGCCGATCTTCCCGGTCGGTGAGGCGATGTCGTTCAGCGGGACGTAGTGGGCGTCCACGCCCATCTCGGTCAGGGCGCCGAGGACCCAGTCGTCCAGGAACGCGTAGGACTGCTCGAAGCTGAGCCCGTCCACGAGGCTGCCCGGCACGTACAACGAGTACGAGATCGCGTTGCCGGGCTCCATGAACATGGCGCCGCCACCGGAGATCCGGCGCACCACCTGGACGCCGAACTCGTCGGCCGCCTCCATGTCCACCTCGTTGCGCAGGGACTGGAACGAGCCGATCACCACGCAGGACGAGTCCCACTCCCACAGACGCAGGGTGGGACCGCGCCGACTGGCGGCCACCTCCTCCAGGAGCACCTGGTCAAGGGCGAGGTTCATGATCGGCGGGAGCGCCCGCGGGTGCACGACCTCGAAGGTGTGGTCGCTCCACCCGGACGCGCGCCCGAGGGCCCGCCGGACGGCGATCGCCACGGACTGCGGCGTGAACCCGATCATGTGCGCGTCCGCGGCAGCTGCCTCGACCAGCTCGGTCATCTGCGCGACGGTCGCGTCCTGGGTCAGGCCCGTCAGTGCGGCGTCGATGGCTTCGAGAGCCTCGTCGGGTTCGAGGAAGAAGTCCCCGCTGATCTCGACCCTGCTCAGCCTGCCCTCGGCGACCTCGACCTCGGCCGCCACCAGCTTGCCCTGCGGAACCTTGTATTCACCTCTGGTCACGTACTCACCCTAGGCGCCGCCCGGCTCGACGGCCTCCACCTGCGGCTCGCCACAACTGACCGACTGGGCGCTCGTGACCGCCGGATCGTCCGCCGTCGCCCCCTCGGCGACGACCTCGGACTCACCGTTGGACGCGGATGCACCCATGGCCTCGAGCAGGATCTCGGTCCGGGTCACCTCGAACGTCGCTCCGTCATCGTCGCTGACGGCGTTCAGGCCCACCAGGGCGAGCCCGTCGCCGAGGTCAACGCAGCCCACCCCGGTGCCGTAGCCGGTGAAGCCGAGGTCGAAGGTGTACTGCTCGCCCTCGTCGTTCTGGGTGGGGACGAGGGCGCAGTCCTGGATGGCGTACAGCGACACCGAGCGCCCCGTGTTCAACAGCACGATCGCCGAGCCGTCGCCCAGCCGCCCGGCGATCGCGGTCGCCGCCTGCGGCGCTCCGGCCTCGAAGGTGGTCGCGAACACCCCGCCCGCGGCGGTGGTGACGCCGAGGGTGCGGCCGTCGGCGTCCGAGAGCCAGAGCTCGTCGTCCTGCCCGTCGCCGTCGAGATCCACGGTGGGTACGGGGGTCGCGTCCGGCGGTATCTCGCTCGCGTCGGCCCCGACGGCGGGGCACCCCTCCGCGGTGGCGTCACCGCCGTCGGTGGTGCCGTCGCCGACCGCGGTGCCGTCGCCCGACGGCGCCGGCTCCGTCGTGCTCCCCGCCGAGCCGTCGCTGCCCGGCGGCGAGGTGGCGCCGTCGTCACCGGACGAGCCGCAGCCCGCGATCAGCAGGGTCAGGCCGGCGGCCAGAGCCGTGGCACGAGGCAGGATCGCGGTCCTGGTGCTGCGCATGTGTCCTCCCGCAGGGGCCACAGCCACCGGCCGCCGCCCCCGATCGGCGATGGTCGGTCCCTACCGGTCTAGCACCGGGGCACCGGGCGTGCACCTGGGGAAACGACGACGGACGTGACGACTCCCTGCAGATCGCACGCACCGCCGTCGGGCCTGCGACGACGGCGCCCGGTGCGCTCAGAGCGGGACCACGTCGTGGCGGACCAGTCCGTAGACGAGGGAGTCGACCAACGCCTCCCAGGACGCCTCGAGGATGTTCGGGCCGACCCCGACCGTGCTCCAGGAGTCCTGGCCGTCGGTCATCTCCAGCAACACCCGGGTGACGGCGTCGGTGCCGTGGGAGGAGTCAAGCAGCCGCACTTTGTAGTCGATCAGCTCGAAGTCCTCGATCGCCGGGTAGGCCGTCACCAGGGACTGCCGCAGGGCCGCGTCCAGGGCATTCACCGGGCCGTTGCCCTCACCGGTGGACACCACCCGGACGTCCCCGGTGTGCAGTTTCACGGTGGCCTCGGCGTTAACCTCGCCGGTCTGCTGGGTGTGCTCGACGATCGCGCGCCAGGACTCGGTGCGGAAGTAGGCGGGCCGGGTCCCCGCGATCTCCTCGCGCAGGAGGAGTTCGAACGAGGCGTCCGCGGCGTCGAACGTGTACCCGTTCGCCTCGGCGTCCTTGACCCGCTCGGTGACCCGGCCGAGCAGGTCGCTCTGGCCGCTGAGGTCGAACCCGAGCTCGCGGCCCTTCAGCTCGATGCTGGCCCGGCCGGCCATGTCCGAGACGAGCATGCGCATGTCGTTGCCGACCTTGCGCGGGTCGATGTGCTGGTACAGGTCGGGGTCCACGCGGATGGCGCTCGCGTGCAGACCAGCCTTGTGCGCGAACGCGCTCGCCCCGATGTAGGGCTGCCGGGCGAACGGGGCGATGTTGGTGATCTCGCTGACCGCGTGCGCGATCCGGGTGACCTCGGCCAGGCCCGCGCCGCCGAGGACCGGGATCTCCAGCTTCAGCTCGAGGTTCGCGACCACGGCGAGCAGGTCGGCGTTCCCGGTGCGTTCGCCGTAGCCGTTCACGGTGCCCTGCACGTGGTGGGCACCGGCGATGACGGCGGCCATCGAGTTCGCCACGGCGCAGCCGGAGTCGTTGTGGGCATGGATGCCGAGGCGGCCGTCGGTGCGCTCGCGCACCGAGGAGACGATGTCGAACACCCAGTCCGGCAGCATGCCGCCGTTCGTGTCGCAGAGGGCGACGACGTCCGCCCCGGCCTCGAACGCCGTCGTCACCGCGCGCAGCGCGTAGTCGGGATCGAACCGGTACCCGTCGAAGAAGTGCTCGGCGTCGACGATCACGCGGCGGCCTGCGTCGGTCAGGTAGGCGACGGTGTCCGCGATCATGGCGAGGTTCTCGTCGCCGTCGGTGCGCAGGGCGCGCTCGACGTGCCGGATGTCGCTCTTCGCGACGAGCGTGATCGTCGGCGCGGCGGAATCGAGCAACGCGCGCACCTGGGTGTCGGTGTGTGCCCGGCCGCCGGCCTTGCGGGTCGAGCCGAACGCCGCGAGCTCAGCGTTGGAGAACGTCAGGTCCTTCTCCGCGCGGGCGAAGAACTCCGTGTCCTTCGGAATCGCACCTGGCCAGCCGCCCTCGATGAACGTCACCCCGAGCTCGTCCAGGAGTGGGGCGATGGCCAGCTTGTCCGCGACGGAGAGGTTCATCCCCTCCTGCTGGGCGCCATCGCGCAGGGTGGTGTCATAGACGTGCACATCGGCGACGTCGGGCTTCGATGCGGTACTCATGTCGTCAGCTTCCGGGTGGTACGGGTCCTGCTGTTCTCCTCATCCTCCTCGCCCGGAACGGGGTGCCGCCCGCGCGGATCGGATGTCTGTGCTG
Coding sequences within:
- a CDS encoding amidohydrolase, which gives rise to MQTSFVTSSTVAITGGYVVPIDGDPIESGTVLIVDGVIRAVGAHVDLPEGAEIVDAAGSWVLPGFVEPHAHLGVHEEAEGPAGDDTNEMTNPNGAALRAIDAINIDDLGFRDALVGGVTAAVIKPGSGNPIGGQSVAIKTWGARTVDEQAFRTAVSVKSALGENPKRVYGERKQTPATRLGVAKVIREAFVAAQNYAAERARAATDGKPFARDLGLDTLVAVLDGELIWDQHTHRHDDIATAIRLAEEFGYRLVVNHGTDGARIAGVLAEKDIPVIFGPMLTSRSKVELRTRDIANLARLAEAGVRIAITTDHPVVPINFLVHQASLAVKEGLDRDLALKALTINPAQFLGLDDRVGALREGLDGDVVIWSGDPLDVFSRAQRVFINGREEYSLELGVRERD
- a CDS encoding YccF domain-containing protein, which translates into the protein MRTILNIIWLVFAGFWLAVGYAVAGVICCILIITIPFGIASFRIANYVLWPFGREVVKRPTAGVISGIGNVIWFIVAGWWLAIGHIITSIPLFISIIGIPMGWANLKLIPISMTPLGREIVTTHEPFAS
- a CDS encoding pentapeptide repeat-containing protein, whose product is MTPEELCGATLSHTDLDGAVWIGAEIDELDLDSVTLRRARAGGGTWERCQFTGVDLAGADLAGLTTRDCGLVRTSLNDARLTGSSWLRSRWREVTAEGIQADLLSAHSATWTDVTLTGGRLRQADFSDATMLRVRFVECDLTEARFAGLRADRVSFTGCDLAGATGVDSLRGATLAWSDATSVLPSLAQHLGIRLTEDPSGSSPRR
- a CDS encoding YggS family pyridoxal phosphate-dependent enzyme, encoding MSDDVAGLARVRERIDAAALANGRAAVDVQLLLAVKTVDATRIRALLEASGTTLIGQNRAQELATTEPDLVGVAHSSHFIGHLQSNKVNAVLRWADCVQSVDSTRLAERLDRAAAARGRDLDVFVQVNTSGEPTKAGVHPDEATDLAAVVGGLEHLRLRGFMTIGANSPETARVRASYDALARVRDQVSSSGLPGTAAARELSMGMSRDLEVAIAAGATMVRVGTGVFGARG
- the trxA gene encoding thioredoxin, which produces MPTINVTTDEFEKTISDNDIVLVDFWASWCGPCRQFAPVYEKSSEKHGDVTFAKVDTEAEQALAAQAGIQAIPTLMAFRDGILVFNQAGALPGPSLEQLIEGVKGLDMDAVRAEVAKQQTGETEVGSADPTAVPSN
- a CDS encoding diacylglycerol/lipid kinase family protein, which produces MSRPPAQHVAAARVSDEGATAAGRRAVVIVNPTNVDLPRLRSAVASAQEQHGWLPTVWLETTADDAGQRAATRAVVHDPAVVIVAGGDGTIRAVTEELHSSGIPIAVVPAGTGNLLARNLGLMRDIETAVRTAFTGATRPIDVGLVSLEHDDGSTTSHAFLVMTGVGLDARMATDTSSALKRRIGWLAYVDPISRSVLGNQRFLMHYRVDARREQSIRAHTVIVGNCGTLTGGMVLLPDARADDGLLDVVLFRPTGFWQWLRVATRLGVGGILHRSRNGRAVLRATPDLRVLPYVRARSLTARFDPPQSIQLDGDGFGRVVAVTVTLRPRAIGIRVPSA
- a CDS encoding lipoate--protein ligase family protein, with protein sequence MTRGEYKVPQGKLVAAEVEVAEGRLSRVEISGDFFLEPDEALEAIDAALTGLTQDATVAQMTELVEAAAADAHMIGFTPQSVAIAVRRALGRASGWSDHTFEVVHPRALPPIMNLALDQVLLEEVAASRRGPTLRLWEWDSSCVVIGSFQSLRNEVDMEAADEFGVQVVRRISGGGAMFMEPGNAISYSLYVPGSLVDGLSFEQSYAFLDDWVLGALTEMGVDAHYVPLNDIASPTGKIGGAAQKRLANGTVLHHATLSYDIDADKMLQVLRIGREKLSDKGTKSANKRVDPMRRQTGMSRAAIIESMKNHFRARYDTVDGLLKPEELARAEQLVTEKFATAQWLERVP